A stretch of DNA from Oryza brachyantha chromosome 4, ObraRS2, whole genome shotgun sequence:
TACGGAAATGATGCACTTGTTCTTTGTAGTAACTGCGTTCATTTGCTTAATTTGATCCTAATTATATATTCCTCCCATGTTACCTAACGAAAGCTTCACATATAGTACAGAACATTAACAAGAGTCACGATAAAGAGAAAATTAAAGGATGTTATGATTGATATTGAATCTCTGTATGTACTGTCCAAACTGGTGGACACAATTATAAGCATGGAACCCCGTTGGATCTCAATCTTCAGATGGCTAGATGGCAGTAGCATTCCAGTCCTCTCAGATGGCCTGTGCCCTCAAACTTGCTCTTTTTCCTCCACAAGCAACATGGAGTAGCCTGTCACTGCCTCCCAACTCTCTGACAGTGACCTTTCATGTGGCCCCTAAATAATCACCTCCAAAATTAACAAGAATAAACGAACTGTCACAACAAACCCTGACCTAATACATGTGAGCTGGTACAATGCAGGCCAATTCGTGTGCCTCCAATCACTGTTGTCTACTTCTGAAACAAGCAACCCATATGTTGCAGTgagcagagaaaaaaaagaagggtaGTGTGTGTGCCCCCTTTGTGTTGGGCATGCATGACTTTTGGGCTATCCAGGGACCATATATGGGATAAGATATGCTTGCCTCTTTCTTGCTTTAGTTTCTCACATAGTCACAATTGTGTGTGAAGTTCAACAAGTggggaggaaaagagagagcaatggcatttctttctttcttagTTTAATTCTCACATTAGCTGATTCCATACCACAATTCCAGAAACTTTCACGGATCATGACATTTGGTATCTTTGGTCACAATCACTGTAACTGTATTTTTCACCTCTACTTGCTCCTGTCAAATCTGCTATACCTGCTTTTGCACAGCTCAAATTCAGCATTAGGCCTTATTTATCGATGCTATTGGCATCAGTACAGATCAACTCATGGTCAGAACAAATGTTGACCTGCTAAGAACCTAAGATCATGGTAGGGAGGAAACATCAaacatcaataaataaatactaaggatgaaaaagaaaaggtagcaCCAGTACCACCACGACATGAAGAATCATGGCTGCTTTTGGATTCTGGTCCATCTCTCCATATATGCTCATGCTAATGCTATgctctaatctaatctaatccaCACTACCGGTCATTCCTTTTCGCCGAGGATGCCTTTAATGTAAGCATCATTGCACGCTGCCAAAAAGCACCTTGGTGTTTGGATATAGTAGTATGCTAGCACCGTCTCTAGTAACTAATATGGTTTTATGCATTTGACGCTTGCTTAGACAACTAATTACCGTGCTACGGCCGTTGTTAACGAGGTGATTAGATGATGCTTCCTTTGAATTCTTTCTGCCTGTTTCTTTCTGGtcctgagagagagagagagagagttgcaGAGGGATACAAAGGCAGGAGCTATAGGAGATAACGTTGTTACGGTGGCAGCGCACGTGGCTGTAACGTGGCGAGCAGGTGGGGTGGCGCGCTACGTGTCCATGTGCGAAAGGGCTGGCACGTGCCCGGTGGTGTCGGGTGGCCCACTGGCAGCCGCTGATGATCTCGGACACCCCTCGTTACGCACGTGGCCCACTTTGGTGGTGGTGCTTACAttgggaaaatttttacaaaaagtgtcatgtcaaatgtttgactggatattggaaggagttttcagacgaaaaaataaatttcacggctagcctagaaaccgcgagacgaatcttttgagcctaattaatccgtcattagcacatattggttactgtagcacttatggctaatcatggactaattaggttcaaaagattcgtctcaaaattttttttataaccgtgcaattagttatttggtttatttatatttaatactttatttaggtgtctaaaaatttgatgcgatgtttttgaaaaaaaaatcgagaaCATTTCACATGCACTCACTCGCCTCACTTCACTCACCCAGCAATTCGTTAATGGCCACTCCCCTACGAGCTTAACATCGCTCGCGTGGTGACCACTTAACCGTCATAAATTAACACCTTTGACGGCCAGGCCAGCTAGCCGTGTGACCAAGACCTGACCAAACGAACGACCGTGCCAGCACCCAGCGTCGCAGGGGAAAAAAGTAGCGTCAATGACTGACGAGCCGGTGgtcggtgctgctgctgctgtgccaGTGCGTTGCAGGCAGCTCGTGAGAGTTCAAcccagtgaaaaaaaaaatgctggcGATGCGGCGGCCATGACGCCGGCTGGTGAGCCGGTGAGGCGATGAATTTTCCGCGCTCCAACGCGATCGCTGTGTCTCACGTGAAACGCCAACCAACCACGGGCCCGGCGGCCAGCAGAGCTCGCGCGATCACCCGCgacaccgccaccgccgccaccaaccCGGAGTACCCAACGCCCAACGCAGCGCAGCGCAGCGCAATGCAATGCCATGCAGCAGCAAGCGGCGCGCAGCCTCCCGGCCGCACCGCAGCAACTTTCTCGTGCtcgccccccacccccccgcgccgcgcgcgacgCGTTCCGCCCTTTCGTCTCGTCGATCGAGACGTCGACGGGCGTACCGTTTTGCCCGCCCCAACGTACTGCAGCAGGTGAGGCATCGTGTCATCTCGGTCGCGACCACCGCTGCGTTCCCCTTCTTGTTGGTTAGTACGAAGGTCGCTGTACTTACCAGCTGATTTTAATTGCAGGGTATCGCCTTCGCCGCATCCTGCAGCTGCCCTCTCAGTTCTATACGAATAGTAACATGTGCAGGATCGATCTCGACCGTGCTTACAATTAATAGCAGCGTTAGTGCCGCGAACTAGGAGTAAAAAACGGTAAGAACGAACGAATGTTGAGTTGTTGACCTGTGCTGTTGTACTGCACTAGTACGTAACAGGAGAGACCGGCCGGCGATCCCCAAATTAAAGAAGAAGGCAGCAACGCGCATCGTCGAAGTACGCTCGCTGGCCATGGCTAAAGGACCTAAGGTTGATAGGCGTGTCTAAATAGCTTGCATTCATGGCCTTGTTATTCCCAAATTAAAGCCGCCGTGGACTTGCAATCGTTTGCGTCGGCCGGCCGGAAGGTACACCATGCCGTGAAATAGGAGAAGCATGTCCACCatggccaaaatttaatttttaactttaaatttagaattaattttatttttttatcgtagtttattttttactctttgtctttaaatacttcaaaacatgtatataaaacatttatttataaattatttttattttctaaatatattgtttgattttttaataaacaacAAACTGATAAGAGGCCCGAAAGAGCTTGTTAATGCTCGCACCAGTGGCGGTACTAGCGTGGTATTATCTCTGTttacgtaagatgtttgaagATCATTTTGCTTGACCTTTTTCTATGCTTTTTTGGGGTGACTCACCAACCGACCCAGCAGTGATCGATGACAGAATGGTACGAACAAATCAAAGTCGTTGTGTGGTATTATCTCTGTTTACGTAagatgtttagtttttttaacgtttgatcattcgtcttatttaaaaatttagtataaatataaaaaatgataaatcatgtttaaagttcatttaataataaagtaagtcacaagcaaaataaataatattttcataactttttaaataaaataaatggtcaaacatggtaagaaacaaatcaattatTTTACGTTATGAAATGGAGCGAGGAGTAAAGACAACGATCGAATTAGAGATAAACTCCCAACATAACCTATTAGTTCAGCACAAATCAGCTACCGGTTCAATAGAGCATGGCTTGGCTTACTGGTAGAACTCAACAAAAGTATTACCAAACAAATTGTGATTAACATTGAGCGCTAACCAAACATAACCTATATAGGCTAAACACGATAGGCTTATGGTTTATAGGGATAAACACATGGTAGAAACCTTAATTGAGGTGGAAACTTGTGTAGAACCCCTAAAAAaggttgtcttttttttcccaaaaaaatcCCACAAATGTATGGGATAATGTTACATGTTGACATGAAAAATCTTGTCTAGACCTTAACTTcattaaaacaaaaaagttcAGACTAGAAAATTGTCTTGTTGATTTGTTCagcatttgttatttttatctcCCTAAAACAAAGTTAGGATCGGATTACTGgacataatttttatatgattatataaCATCATCTCACGTACATGTGGGTCGCCCTGTAATTTAGACAATTTTTTGGCTGAGGTTTACATGTTTTCATTTTGCCTACGTTTATGGTCCCATAACATATTTAGCTGGTATATAACAGGGGCTAGAAGACTAATGGGGTGGTTATATCGAACATATAATTGGAAAATCttgcattttgtttttgtacATTTCGCGCGCGCTATCTATCCGCATGAATcatgtttgattttcttttggcaCTGTGAGTTGTCCAAAGATAGTAAGTTTGTACATCAAAAGTTTATACATCTGACATATTTTAATTCATAATCATAATTTCATATGCAGAATGTTTTCATATTAAAagcaatatatacataattttcatgtgctattttttatatagagacAATGCCTCACATTAGAAGTAGTGTCTTCTGTCTTACTCTGGTGAACATGTACGCAACATCCGCGTGAATTgtgtttgattttcttttcgtCACCatgctttgttttgttttcaggCAAATTTTCACAACAAAAGTTTATTTCTCCAATATTATCCAAACCGTGACTCAGAATtaatgggtgattgtttgattttttttagaaaaaggcaaacatcatatcataagtaaaaactaatttatgaataaaacttttatatacgtgttgttagcgatctaaaagccaaatttacaaaataaaataaaaaaacttaaattttattataaatttaaggtcaaaaattcaaaatttggtacatgaacataaatagaaacaaaaagaatagGCTAAAATATTCTTGACCAACAGCACTACGTATGAAATTTCTACGTAAAACTCTCTGAAACAACACATCACATAATGGAACATGGGATGAACTGAACTCACGTGTGATGTAGGTGTGGACTTGAAAATAACAGTagcacaaacaaaaacaagtcGCAATAGCCCAATGGAGTCTCTGTTACGTAtcatctaattaaccctaattaataaaagaaaataaactaaagtaGAGAAAGCTGCATTGgagaagggagaaaaaaaaaacaaagaagggGAGAAAGTAACAGCGGCAAGGTAGGGGGCGGAGGGAGGGCCCGAATCCTCCGGAATATAAAAACTGCAAGCAAACAAGCGGAGCCGCAGCAAAACGCAACGCAAGCAAAACCAGCACAAAGCCAGAGAAGAAACAAGGCGCAGCTCCCTACTCCGCTCCTGTTCGCTGTTCCGCTCCAGAcggcgcacgcgcgcgcggcagCACTGCGCTGCACTCCCTGCACTGACTgaggccgacgcggcggcggcggcggcggcagctgcgAGAGCGACGCCCGATGACGAGGTCCAAGAACGGGTGTCTCAAGATCCTCActtgcgccggcggcggatccgacccctccgccggctccgacgccgacgcggacGACCACGTCGACGAGGTACTCACGGCGCTCTCGCCCCTCGTGCTCACTCCGCTTGAATGCGCCGGCCTTCCTCGCCGCTTTTGCTCGCCAAAggcgtttctttttttcttttttcgagAGCTAGTGCGCTTGTTTTTAGCAGATCTCAGTGGGATGCGTAGGGTCGAGGTGCGGGCGCATGCTGTTTTTGTTAGATCTGGGTTTGATTCGTGATCGTGAGCAAGATGCAACCAGCAAATTGGGAGTTCTGCTGGTGATCCTCTGCTGTTCCACACGCTCACGAGCTCATTCACGGGCTCAATTTTTGTTtcaatttctgtagtttttttttttgattctGTTGCTGCATGGCTCTAGCTGCTGCAGCCGTTGCCATGTCGAATATGGCTGTTATTCTTGCCGCCCTGAGTCCATGCAGGATGGCAGGAAGGGATCTGATGTTTATCTGCTGCTCAAAGTGCCAtgctttttttatcttttgcaaGGGCACTCCCTGTGTATGGTGCCTCTCGGCTTGTTGCATGATTGCATCTGTTGTTCTCCTCCTCGGAGCTGAGTGTTGCTAGCTTTGTCCCCCATGATTTGACACTTTGGTTGTAATGTTGAGCTGTTGATTACTGTTTCTTCCTATCGAGAATCTTGGTATCTCAGAGTGGGGAGGAGTTCACTGGAAACTGGACCAACTCCTTTTTTTCACCAATTGGCTGGAAGCTGCCTGTGTAAAATCTCTATGTAAAATCGAGAAAATCCTCTAATTAGAGGAGAAGCCGCACCACCCTGTGGTGAAATGGGATCTGGAATTTTAAGGGTTAGCCTAGCGGATCCGTACCAAGTATAGTGAGAGACTGAgagtagttagctcttttttattgatattattgcaaaaagacaaaaagaaTCGCTGGATCAGTGGTGATAGCTAACAGCAAaccaaatgtatttttttttgctaggaTTCTATGTATCCACCTACAATTATTAGAAGTTATTAGCAAATTGAAAATACTCCTGGTTAAGTCGTGTATGGTGTAACCAAGGTATTATCTAAATCATATTAGCTTACTTCCTTTTATAGTTTACTGAACTGGTATTTTTGGAAATGATTATTATTGACGGATAGATCTTACCACTAAGGCACTATCAAATTTTGggcaaatttattttgaaccgGTGCATATTCAAAACGAAGCGTAactaatagaaaataaatcaatgcGCGCGATGGAGTTTATCTGTCActgccttcttttttttccttactcACCAATTACATTTTGCTTCGTTAAATGAGAATCATGTTGGTTGTCTGCATTTCTGATACACTCACTAGTCATCATTGGCTACATTTTGCTTCTAACATCTATTCTCTAGTTCATCTTGTGTGAGAAAGCAACtagagatatatatttttctctttcttatATCACGTAGATGAAACATGCTAATGACCGGTAAATGTTGGCTTTTACAGAACAAGGCCATATCAGATAAAAGCAGATGGAGCTTTCGTAGGAGGTCTACAAGGCACCGTGTTTTGAAGAACTCTGATATATCTGAACCTGAAACTCTTAGTTCGAGCAAAGCAAAAGCTGAAATTGCTCCAAGCAACATCTATTCTTCAACATACTCCTATGCCTCAGAGAAACCTCTGCATCAAGAGAAACCAGATGAGAAAATTCTGCATCAAGAGAAACCAGATGAGAAAATTTTGCAGCAAGAGAAACCAGATGAGAAAATTCTGCAGCAAGAACCTGATGAGAAAACTCTGGAGCAAGAGAAACCAGATGAGAAAATCCTGCAGGAAGATAAACCAGATGAGAAGCCTTTGCATGAAGAGAGGGCTGATGAAAAACTGACAGAAGAGTCACTTGAACAGCCAGATGACGAACCAATTGAAAAGCCAGCTGACCAGATAATTGAAAGGTCAGTTGAACAGGCAGCTGAAAATATAACTGAAGTGCCGATCCAAGAGCCAGCTGAAAGGATAACTGAAACTCCAGTTGTAAAGCCAAATGATAAGGATGTTGAGGAACACGCTGAAAAGACGGATGAAAGTACTTTTATTTCATCAACTGAGGTGCACCAGGAGGAAACCACCTCTCTTTTTGATAGAAGCTCTGCAGACCATCAGGAAGATCATTCTGAGGCTGCTGCTGATGTCATTCAGTCTGGCATCAGAGCATACACTGTATGTTGCATCCTTCCCCACTGTATTTGCTAAGTATTTCTCTGTTAGTGTTCTTACATTATTGTCATTTACCTGACTGTAGGAAGAACAAGAACTACCAAATGATAAGGACCTTGTGAAACTGCAAGCTGTGATACGCGGGCATCTTGTTAGGAGGCAGGCTGCGGAATCATTACAATGCTTGCTTGCCATTGTTAAAATGCAAGGGCTTGTCCGGGCTCGTCAAGCACAACAACATGGAGGGAAGTTTCAGGTGCACACTCATTTAGACACGTATGATATAATTTACGTTTGTACAATATAAACTACTACTCCTTTAGACACATATGGTATAATTTGCATTTAGGCAATATAAACCATTTTGCTGCCAGTCAGTTGAGCCAGGCttactaaatttaaagttttaagaTGTTATCTGCAGTCTGATATTTTTTCCCTCCCCAACCCCAAATTACTTCTGCTAGCAATCTGAAAGCTGTCCACCTCTTGTTGGCatcacaaatttatttttcctaaGCTGCATTGATTGGATATCTATCATCTTGTTGTCGAATTCCATGCGTGCACAATCATGAATTTTGGAGCCTTTTCCTCTGCACTAAACATGTAGATAATCATTTTTTGCCACATAGCAACCTTGCATTAACACAACATTTGTTTTTGCAGGACACTTCAAATGAGAAATTACTTCATAATGGATTTGCTCTCAAGGTTAGATGAAAGAACCCTTGTTAACTAAGATTGTCATACCTTAGTCTTGGTTATATTATCTCATGTTTGTTACCTTCTGTCAGCTCATGGACAGCATGTCGACTTCAAAATCCATTCACATAAAATGTGATCCTTCTGAACCTGATGTTGCATGGAAATGGATGGAGAGATGGACATCCATGATTCCACCACACAGTGAGGGTCATTTGCTAGAGGATAGAGAAACCAATGAGTTGGTGGATGAAAAGATAGAAGATACTCAGCATGAGGAAGCCCTTCCTTTAGATTCTGACATCTCTTTCCCAATATTAGTGCCTGATGATGTGGAAGAGACACTAAGGCCATCTGAGTCTTGTGCTCTGGAGGATTCTGCATGCGTCCCAGCTATAAACTCTGGAACGGAAGTTGAAGATGTTCCTGAATCAGAGTTGATTGAAAAGTCCAATGAAGATGTTGAAAAATTGACTGACCCGAAGACAGAGAATGTTGTGGAGCAACATTTGGAGGTATCTGGTGAAGACTCTACTCAAATAGCTACATCAAGGGAACCCACTCCTCTTCCTGAAAAACCAGAATCTTCCTATGATGATACTATGGACACATATAAAACTGAGCAGACATTGGAGACAGAAGGTAAAAGGTTTACGGCTAAAAAGGCATGCAATCCTGCGTTTACTGCTGCACAGTTAAAGTTTGAAGAGCTGACTTCCAATTCGACAGTCAGTAGGTCCAATAGTCTGGATGGGGCAAGCAAATCAAAGGTGCACACTCCCCGTTCACAAGACAATTCCTCACCCAAGCAAAATAATGACACAAGCATACCAGAGAGCTCAGTTGGGCATGATCCTAAAATTGTACTTGCTGCTTCAGAATGTGGAACTGAGATCTCAATTTCCTCTACACTTGACTCCCCAGATCGATCAGAAGCCGATGGTGGTGAGATTGTTCTGGAGATAGGATCTCTGGAAGACAGGAACCATGTTGCTGACAATGCTGAAAAAGACACCAGTGTTATGCATTCTGAAGTGAACACGTCTGGAGGAATCGTCCAGCCAGAAAAGGAGGAAGAACAAACTGATGACATCATTATCCCTGATGTTGCAGTTGATCCTGTGCTTGTTGAACAACCACATCTGGGACAAGAAAAGCCTGATTTGCATGACGAACTGGAAAAATCTGTAGGATCTTATCTGAAGTCACCTGAAGGTACTCCCATGAGCCGAACCACCTTTGCTGAATCCCAGGGAACTCCATCAAGTGAGGTCTCTGTTAACACCAGAAAGAGCAAGAGCAAAAAGCCCAAGCCTCTTGTAAGCAAGAGATCACTAACTAGTCCAAGCAGCGATTCTGTGGGACGAAGCAGCACGGATAACTTGTCAAAGGATTACAGACTTGGGAGGCGAGACAGCTCAGGCAAGGTTAAATCTGATCTTGTTGATCAAGAACCTGGCATAAGCAACAGCACTCCCTTGCCAAGTTACATGCAGTTTACAGAATCTGCAAGGGCAAAGGCATCTGCTAGTGTATCACCAAAGTTAAGCCCGGATGTGCAAGACAACAATCCGAGGAAAAGGCATTCTTTGCCCATGACTAACGGTAAGCAAGATTCATCTCCTCGCATGCAACGATCATCATCCCAAGCTCAGCAAAATGTGAAAAGCAATGTTGCTGTTCCTCACAATTCATCTGGTAAGTACACACAGTTCTATTCATTTGCTACTGTCATCCTATGATCTGAATCCAATTAATTTGTGCTTGGAATTTTAGTTTATGAAGAATTTGTAATAACTACCAGTTTTTCTCAGGTTCACCGTAGCAACAAACTTCTCAACTTCTCATGGTCTATATGTTTACGTCATTAAACATTTAAACTTTATTCTAACTAGCTGATTCCCCATGCAATTTTGCGCAGGCCTAGTTGAATCAGATTTAACATACAACTTGTAGgtcatatttctatatatgcaactatattttgtatataattgatcttaaaaattatgattggATTTGATATACAATTCTTGTTTACCGTTTTTATAGATACAGTTTTATCCTGTATACAATTTTGGTCCATCCACTGTCTAACGGTGTGATTCTCTCTGACTAACCTCTAGAGCATGGTGGCTCTTTTACAAGCtatctttataatataataatagatattCAGGAGGTCCACCTTTAGCCTTTTGTATACTCAAGTTATTTTTGGGGAATTGCATCACATAAAAtcaagatgaacatggaagtGTAGCGTTTGTTTATTACTACTAATGGGCCTTCCCTGAACATTCCCGGTTATCTGTGAGTGCTTTTACTGGTGTTGTACTGTTGGCTGTTATTGACAATGCATGTCTCCCTGAACATTATCGTCTGTCTGTGTTCTCACATTGTTCTTTAGTGCTTGCCAAGATCTACCATTGTTGTAGTTGTATTGCGTTACCATCTAATCTAATGAACCACATAGAAGAATACACCACGGACTGTATTTCCCATCATTGGTGTTATGGTGtacattagtacatatatctctaaacaaaatattctggTTTGCAGATAGGAGATGGCATATATGATGAGTGCGCCTAGCAAGAGTTTTTAGCGAGGTGCCATAGAAGAAGCATTGTTGATGAGATGACTGAGATTGTGCTTGTTTTCCCTCCGCACTCCACTCTCTAATTCGTCAGGTTTCTTTATTCTTTGTTGGAATACTTGGTATGGTTGAAACTTGGAAGAAGAGCAGCAGCTCTTATAATGTACATTTGTTGGTACTCGGTTTGTGTTTATTTGACTGGTAATGGATGAATGATTTGTGTGTGTAATATATCTTGACTTGTAATGCAACAGCGGGTCTGTTATATTTGCCAATATTGAAAGTTCATGCTGGTGTGGAGTGAGAATTACCTGTCTACCGTATGAACTTCAAGTTCAACAAGAAATTGGATTCCCTCCTTGTGTCTTCTGTTCAACCCATCAGCGCACGAAAACAAAATTCCTCCGTGCTAATGTACAGCAACTTTTCCGACTTTACCTACTCATTCATTTTGAACAGTCACATCTTTCACTTAATTTCTCAAAATACTTCCTTACATTAATCAATTATAACAATCTCAATGAATCACATACTACCCCATTGGTCACTGCTCTTGGATGAGAGGACCTTCCCTCCCACCGGCCAGGCGGCCACCGGTGAATATGGGGAGGGGTGGGAAGTACTTTGACATATGGGTAATActtcaacctttttttttatgtttttcatataagctaaaatttaaatttatatctctagatttagagttgattttaaatttttttaatcatagtttattttctaactttagcttttagagagctaaaaatacacatatataatagtttttataaattatttttcgttcgcAAATGTCGTTTCTTATTCCTTAAATAAGTCAAaagattgatattttttctattaactTTTTAACGAGATTGACGCTGAGGTTTCATCTgtgttttcact
This window harbors:
- the LOC102700233 gene encoding protein IQ-DOMAIN 32; this translates as MTRSKNGCLKILTCAGGGSDPSAGSDADADDHVDENKAISDKSRWSFRRRSTRHRVLKNSDISEPETLSSSKAKAEIAPSNIYSSTYSYASEKPLHQEKPDEKILHQEKPDEKILQQEKPDEKILQQEPDEKTLEQEKPDEKILQEDKPDEKPLHEERADEKLTEESLEQPDDEPIEKPADQIIERSVEQAAENITEVPIQEPAERITETPVVKPNDKDVEEHAEKTDESTFISSTEVHQEETTSLFDRSSADHQEDHSEAAADVIQSGIRAYTEEQELPNDKDLVKLQAVIRGHLVRRQAAESLQCLLAIVKMQGLVRARQAQQHGGKFQDTSNEKLLHNGFALKLMDSMSTSKSIHIKCDPSEPDVAWKWMERWTSMIPPHSEGHLLEDRETNELVDEKIEDTQHEEALPLDSDISFPILVPDDVEETLRPSESCALEDSACVPAINSGTEVEDVPESELIEKSNEDVEKLTDPKTENVVEQHLEVSGEDSTQIATSREPTPLPEKPESSYDDTMDTYKTEQTLETEGKRFTAKKACNPAFTAAQLKFEELTSNSTVSRSNSLDGASKSKVHTPRSQDNSSPKQNNDTSIPESSVGHDPKIVLAASECGTEISISSTLDSPDRSEADGGEIVLEIGSLEDRNHVADNAEKDTSVMHSEVNTSGGIVQPEKEEEQTDDIIIPDVAVDPVLVEQPHLGQEKPDLHDELEKSVGSYLKSPEGTPMSRTTFAESQGTPSSEVSVNTRKSKSKKPKPLVSKRSLTSPSSDSVGRSSTDNLSKDYRLGRRDSSGKVKSDLVDQEPGISNSTPLPSYMQFTESARAKASASVSPKLSPDVQDNNPRKRHSLPMTNGKQDSSPRMQRSSSQAQQNVKSNVAVPHNSSDRRWHI